Proteins found in one Lycium ferocissimum isolate CSIRO_LF1 chromosome 6, AGI_CSIRO_Lferr_CH_V1, whole genome shotgun sequence genomic segment:
- the LOC132059815 gene encoding extracellular ribonuclease LE-like translates to MRSIYLILVNLVIFQCITLLHAQDFDFFYFAQQWNPASCDSKIKCCYPTNGKPAEDFGIHGLWPNYNNGSLPKSCNKNVRYDETKESNQM, encoded by the exons ATGAGATCCATCTACCTTATCTTGGTTAATCTCGTTATTTTCCAATGTATTACGTTATTACATGCTCAGGATTTTGATTTCTTCTACTTCGCTCAACAG TGGAATCCAGCATCGTGTGACAGCAAGATAAAATGCTGCTACCCAACAAATGGGAAACCAGCAGAAGATTTTGGCATTCACGGACTCTGGCCAAATTACAACAATGGATCTCTCCCAAAAAGCTGTAACAAGAATGTCCGTTATGATGAAACAAAA GAATCAAACCAGATGTAG